The segment TTGGAGGAACTGCTACTATCTTTTCGATTGGTCCGGAAGGTGGTTACCATGTATCATTCAACAAGACATTGGGACTGTTTAACTCGCTGGAGATGGACTTCGGTGTGGCAGAGAAAGCTTTCTTCTTTGGATTCAATTATTATCCTAAACTTTCTATTGCGCTTTCGGATAAAACTTATCTGACTGCTACATTAGCAGGAGTTGGTTATAATTCGTCAAGCGAATCTTTCTCAATCAAGCTATTGACGCAAACAGCAATCGGCTTTTATTACGCATTTTGATATAATTTAGAATGATGATCACCTGTTCTACCAGAGGAAACTCTAAAAAAGAGTTCTCTTTTTGGGGAACAGGTGTGTCGTTTTTATAATGAAACATTTTTCCTTGAGAAGTAGATATATTCTGTTTCAATTGTGGAAGGCATAAAAACAGAGCTTCCACAAATGGGAACTCTGCTTTTAGGATTATAAAAAATATTTCAACTCTTTTCCGTGTACATTATCGCGTATTTGACCGTCTTGCCAAACAATTTCGCCATTTACCCACGTCGTATCAACGGCATGATGGAAAGTATATCCTTCAAATGGAGACCAGCCACATTTGGTCAGGATGTTTTCCTTACTTACAGTCCATGTCTTGTTCGGATCAATTAAGACTAAGTCTGCATAATAACCCGGACGTATGTAACCTCTACGGTCGATGTGGAAAAGTTCGGCGGGTTTATGGGCCATTTTATCCACGACCTTTTCGTATGTGAAGCGGCCTTCCATGGCTAATTCCAGCATGACGATTAAAGAATGTTGTACCAACGGTCCGCCTGAGGCTGCTTTCAGACAAGATCCTTCTTTCTCGGAAAGCAGGTGAGGAGCGTGGTCGGTGGCAATGATATCTATTTTGTCATTATTAACGGCTTCACGCAGGGCTGTCCGGTCGGCCAGTGTTTTGATAGAAGGATTCCATTTGATTCGGTTGCCGAACAAGGCATAATCGCCGTCATGGAACCACAGATGATGTACACAAACTTCTCCGGTAATTTTCTTGTCCTTCAAAGGAAGCTTGTTATCCAGTAAAGTAGTTTCTTTGGCTGTTGACAGATGAAGAATATGCAAACGCGTTCCTAACCGGGTAGCCAGTTCGACAGCTTCAGAAGAGGAGGCATAACAAGCTTCTTCACTACGAATTTTACTATGGAAAGAAATATCCAGATCTTCGCCATACTTTTGGGTGTAGTAAGCGATGTTTCTTTTGATTATTTCTTCTTTTTCGGCATGGACGGCAATCAACAGATCACTTTCACTAAAGATTCTTTCGAGCGCGTCTTTTTTATCTACCAGCATATTTCCGGTCGAAGAGCCTAAGAACAGCTTTAATCCCGGGACGCGTGAACGGTCGAGACGGCGGATTTCTTCCATATTATCATTGGTTCCTCCGAAGAAGAAAGAATAATTGGCAGCAGACGTTTCAGCAGCCCGGTTGAATTTCCATTCCAGGTTTTCGATGGTTGTTGTCTGAGGCTTTGTGTTTGGCATATCCATAAACGAGGTGACGCCACCAGCCACGGCAGCCCGACTCTCTGAGTAAATATCAGCTTTGTACGTTAGTCCGGGTTCGCGGAAATGTACCTGATCATCTATACAACCTGGCAGTAGCCATTTGCCCTGGCCATCTACGATATCGTTTGTTTCAGCTATGATTTCGGAAGGAACTTCTCCTTCATACACGGCCTCAATCATTTCACCGTTGATCAGTACTGCACCTTGATAACTCCGTCCTTCATTGATGATACGGACATTTTTTATCAGTTTCTTGTTCATAAGCTTATTGGGATTTATGACCCAAAAATAGGGATTTTTGTCCGGTTATTTCTCTTTCGCCCCATGCTTTTTATCATACCAGCGTCTAAATCGGTAGTCGAGCCACAACAGGAAAAGAGCAATACTACCTATATATGTATAGATAAAGAGCAAGGAAGTATCTATTTTCGGCCATCGGATAGCGGGTATTTCCAGTTCTTTCAACCCAATGACGGCTGCAACAATCATAACCATCGAGGCGAGAATCAGCATACTCCATTCCAGCCAAGTCTGTCGTTTACGCTTGCGTATCGCTTCTTTTTCGATGCGTTGCATCATTTGCGACCGGAATCCTTCCGGGAGTGATACTGGCGGCATTTGTCTGAATAATGATTTCAAACGATCTTCTTGTGCTCTATTTGTCTCTTTTTCCATAATTCTTTACTTCTTCTGAACAACATCCTGATTCTTTTCTTCTTCAGTCAGCAGCACATACAGTTTCTTTCGTATGCGGTGTAACTTCACTTTCAGATTAGACAGCGACAGGCCGGTAATACCCGTCAAGTCTTCAAGGCTTTTCTCTTCCATATAGAATAATTGGATCAAAGCCCGGTCGTCTGGCGGAAGCTGGGCCAAAGCCCGGTCCAGCCATTCCAACTGCTGGGCTGTTCCGTATGAACCTAATGCTTCCTGCACTTCCTCTTCGGATACATTCGTCAGTTGTGAATCTTCTATTGACAAGTATTCTATCTTCTTTTTTCGGACAGCCGATATCGCCATGTTGTAAGCAATCCGGTACAACCAATTGGCAAAATTACCTTCTCCGCGGAAAGATTCCAATTGTCGGAATGCCTTGATGAATACATCTTCCGTCAGTTCCTCTGCATCTTCCCGGTTTTGTACAATCCGGAAGATCAGAGCAAACAACGGTTGGCTGTATTTATCCAGCAGACAGGCGAAGCAACTGGTATCGCCTGCCAGAATCCGGTTGATATAATATGTATCCGATAATCCTTCCATTTCATAATGATTGACGCAGGCTTGCCGGAAAGGTTACATGGCTTTATCAAATAATTTGAACGGGATACCACATTTTCCCCCGGAGATAAAGTCTGTAACCCCGGTTCCAAACTTCCGGATCCTATATGTAATTCTTTAGTTCACGGCGTGAACTAAGTAAACCACGGCGTGAACTACTTAAACCACGGCGTGAACTAAGTAATCCACGACGTGAACTAAAGAATATATAATAGGGAAAGAAGTTTTCCCCCGGCAGAGTGGAAAGTTTCTGACAGGCAAAAACAAATTTACAAGGGGCGGCTACCCAAAAAAAATTGCCTGAAAGTTGTAACCATTCTGTTTCTCTTGCGTCCATATTACAGAAGCTTCGGAAAACAAAGGTATTAATAACATAAAAATAACAGAAACGATTATGATGGATTTTATTTCTATTCCGCTGGTTGTCGGAATCATTTGTTACGGAATTTACAGTTTGTTTGAATTGTTCGTTCATAAGAAAGAACGGCTGATGATTATTGAGAAATTATCGGAAAAAGTAGATTGGACTGTATTGGACGGGAAACTTCAGTTGCCAAGCTTTGCGCAAAAACGGGTATCCTTCAGTGCTTTGAAGATAGGTTGCCTGATGGCCGGCTTAGGATTAGGCTTGTTGATCGGTTTTATTTTCCATACGTTTATATGTGTAAATTTCGAGGGTGACTGGCAAATGCTTTCTATGGCGTATGGAGCGTCGGTTTTATTATGCGGTGGTCTGGGACTGATCCTGGCATTTATTATCGAGAACAAGCTGGAAAAGAAGAATGATGAATAATTTTCTCAGGGAAGAAGAGGAAAACGGTTTTTAGCCGTCGCATAAAAAACTCTCGAGAATTGTTTTTGAAATAAACGGGAATCATTTCCATTCATACTTGTTCTCTTTCAAGAATGCGAGCATGAATGGAAATGATTCTTTTTTATTTCTTAGGCTGATCGCCTAATGTGAACTTCAGAGTTCCGGCTTTTACCAGATCCTGATGAGAGATGGTATAACCTTTTAACTTCTTGCCGCCTGCCTGAATCGACTGGATGTAGATAGATTCAGGTGTAGCGTGTGAAGCTTCGATTACCAAATCTCCTGCCGGATAATATTTCTTGTCGAGATGAATCGTGATCTTATCGAATACCGGTGACGTCAGTACATAATCAGCATCACCCGGACAGGCCGGATAAAATCCCATCATCGAGAAGATAGCCCATGTAGACATGGTTCCGGCATCTTCGTTTCCAGGTACACCGTTCGGAGCATTGTGGTAGCCACTCTTCAGAATCTTGTGCACTTCTTTCTGAGTACGCCATTCTTCCCCTTTGAAATAACTGAACAGATACGGATAAGCGATATCGGGTTCGTTGGCAGGATCATAATTCCCATCGTCGAAAACGCCCTGTAATTTGTTGACGAACTTCTTGTTTCCTCCCATCAGTTTAGCCAGTCCTTTGATATCATGCGGTACATAGAAGGTATAATTCCAAGCATTTCCTTCGTGGAATCCCGGACTTGGCTCAAAGTTTTCGCCCTGTTTCGGATCAAAAGGTTCATAGAATTTACCATCCGGCAAAATCGGACGTAATGTACCGAAATCCTTGCAATAGTAATGTTTGTAACCCATTGAGCGGTCATAGAACAACTTCGCATCTTCTTTCTTTCCCAACGCTTCCGCAAACTGGCTGA is part of the Parabacteroides sp. AD58 genome and harbors:
- a CDS encoding DUF6249 domain-containing protein, yielding MMDFISIPLVVGIICYGIYSLFELFVHKKERLMIIEKLSEKVDWTVLDGKLQLPSFAQKRVSFSALKIGCLMAGLGLGLLIGFIFHTFICVNFEGDWQMLSMAYGASVLLCGGLGLILAFIIENKLEKKNDE
- a CDS encoding dihydroorotase, which gives rise to MNKKLIKNVRIINEGRSYQGAVLINGEMIEAVYEGEVPSEIIAETNDIVDGQGKWLLPGCIDDQVHFREPGLTYKADIYSESRAAVAGGVTSFMDMPNTKPQTTTIENLEWKFNRAAETSAANYSFFFGGTNDNMEEIRRLDRSRVPGLKLFLGSSTGNMLVDKKDALERIFSESDLLIAVHAEKEEIIKRNIAYYTQKYGEDLDISFHSKIRSEEACYASSSEAVELATRLGTRLHILHLSTAKETTLLDNKLPLKDKKITGEVCVHHLWFHDGDYALFGNRIKWNPSIKTLADRTALREAVNNDKIDIIATDHAPHLLSEKEGSCLKAASGGPLVQHSLIVMLELAMEGRFTYEKVVDKMAHKPAELFHIDRRGYIRPGYYADLVLIDPNKTWTVSKENILTKCGWSPFEGYTFHHAVDTTWVNGEIVWQDGQIRDNVHGKELKYFL
- a CDS encoding RNA polymerase sigma factor — protein: MEGLSDTYYINRILAGDTSCFACLLDKYSQPLFALIFRIVQNREDAEELTEDVFIKAFRQLESFRGEGNFANWLYRIAYNMAISAVRKKKIEYLSIEDSQLTNVSEEEVQEALGSYGTAQQLEWLDRALAQLPPDDRALIQLFYMEEKSLEDLTGITGLSLSNLKVKLHRIRKKLYVLLTEEEKNQDVVQKK